In Pangasianodon hypophthalmus isolate fPanHyp1 chromosome 3, fPanHyp1.pri, whole genome shotgun sequence, a single genomic region encodes these proteins:
- the rtn1a gene encoding reticulon-1a isoform X3 produces the protein MGGTVVDLLHWRDMRQTAVLFSSVLLLLFSLTQFSVVSVTAYLALAALSTTISFRVYKSVLQAVQKTDDGHPFKAYLEKEISLSPEQISKYVEKVQLYVNHTLKELRRLFLVQDLVDSLKFAVLMWLLTYVGALFNGLTLLILAVVCVFTVPLVYEKYQKQIDQYLGLVRTQVNSVMTKLREKVPGAKRKDE, from the exons ATGGGCGGTACAG tgGTGGACCTGCTGCACTGGCGGGACATGAGACAGACGGCCGTGTTGTTCAGCAGCGTGTTGTTGCTGCTCTTCTCTCTGACTCAGTTCAGCGTGGTGAGTGTGACGGCGTACCTCGCCCTCGCcgcgctctccaccaccatcagcTTCAGAGTGTACAAGTCCGTGCTGCAGGCCGTGCAGAAGACCGACGATGGACATCCCTTCAA GGCGTATCTGGAGAAGGAGATCTCCCTCTCTCCCGAGCAGATCAGTAAGTACGTGGAGAAAGTGCAGCTCTATGTGAATCACACGCTGAAGGAGCTGCGCAGGCTTTTCCTCGTCCAGGACCTCGTCGACTCGTTAAAG ttcgcAGTGTTGATGTGGTTGCTGACGTACGTCGGCGCTCTGTTTAACGGCCTCACTCTGCTCATTCTgg ctgtggtgtgtgtgttcaccgtGCCGCTGGTGTACGAGAAATATCAG aaACAGATAGATCAGTATCTGGGACTTGTGAGAACGCAGGTGAACTCTGTAATGACAAA GTTGAGAGAGAAGGTTCCTGGAGCCAAGAGGAAGGATGAATAA
- the tdrd9 gene encoding ATP-dependent RNA helicase TDRD9 isoform X2, with protein sequence MKQAVTAEQIAQWFTLGAQFANVRITEEPKNTDKTHPHGEEHEDQSPGYRSPEKDGSEGGVARKRKSDLLAGAGVAPVPLASFEYPALPITKNRQELISLIESNSVVIIRGATGSGKTTQLPQFILDYYTEKSAPCSVVVTQPRKIGASSIARWVAQQRRCTLGSLVGYQVGLEKMATEHTRLIYMTTGVLLRKLVAAKSLIEFTHIFIDEVHERTEELDFLLLMVRKLLHSNSRFVKVILMSATINCAEFAEYFGTPIRNRINPAYVFEVEGAPYTVEEFYLDDLKTILPFRVDVPLPDDPYITVEMYNVAVSLIQSFDEMETKEQSRLEQDGGTSLPERGSVLVFLPGLAEIQYMQEALAKLVRKRLQVYPLHSTVTLEEQNGVFLVPAPGYRKIILSTNIAESSVTVPDVKYVIDFCLVRHLVCDKETNYQSLRLTWASKTNCNQRRGRAGRVSKGFCYRLVTRSFWNSEIPEYTIPEMLRSPLANTLLNVKLLDMGDPRSLLSTALTPPNLDDIERTILQLKEMGALSVCSSSRKRFDGDLTFLGRVLAHLPVDLHFGKLIVLGHVFGCLEECIITAAALSLKSFFAMPSLQQLPGYRSKLSFAQGVPSDPIAFVHAFKAWYTSRAKGEFRRPKDELEWGKENCIQIKRIREVAELFEDLKNRVSQFNMHIRETSSPSDYTSKHTQKFILQVAIAGAFYPNYFLQGTVDEELASKELSGNDPRTTVLVRNLPPFAFLYYKQLQSLFRQCGQVKSISFDYSRAYVEFYRSSLRGSGVLPEVSLSLLLAQQRLPLYLHVYPAEEVETRAGGQSVSHLRYARVNVDFQNQCVSPVGVLSSSIEPEKLPSNRVFIVNITEVIEVGHFWGFQADEASLEKQRRLTAAINARELRPLPVSLYPNLLCLAPFSDTHTEPGNYYRAKILHVMGSNVEVFFVDFGNTSKVPCNSLRELPADLQALPFQAQEFSVACLAPSAQSVILGNHWSSRARNRFITLVHGRSLIVTLYSILYGVMRVHLHVSMETGDVSVADLLVQEGHARPAPESFESKQSHEVLMALYQDLKEGTFTPSSTSSSWKNRKEEEKRLIDSLLLSFSKSSHSAPKCKVPVHGPSSPHKVTFHSMNGAPHFRNSINSVLVNDHPHDHHDRMLVAGSVSLSASGVSILLKETTLMPQIHGLPAIITMLFTPIMELRTDEERTCFTGALCGLGSNSDSHEAVLPEHDIEMAFDVKFDVDDIAEINALREAMNRLVCEGPNGLLHLGPERISSLQDDARDRLLRLFCKAPPREDRTPVYYDKPKKWNQVDPSQQMEVVQKGDSRIKGVLFQLHPITLLNM encoded by the exons ATGAAGCAGGCGGTGACGGCGGAGCAGATCGCGCAGTGGTTCACTCTGGGAGCGCAGTTCGCTAATGTCCGAATCACTGAGGAGCCCAAAAATACAGATAAAACACACCCGCACGGAGAGGAGCATGAGGACCAGAG TCCCGGTTACAGAAGCCCGGAGAAGGACGGATCGGAGGGAGGAGTCGCGAGAAAGAGGAAGTCCGACCTCCTCGCCG GCGCCGGGGTCGCTCCTGTTCCTCTCGCCAGCTTTGAGTATCCAGCACTCcccatcaccaagaacaggcaggag ctgatcTCGCTGATCGAGAGTAACTCTGTGGTGATAATCCGAGGAGCGACGGGAAGCGGGAAGACCACGCAGCTCCCCCAGTTCATTCTGGATTACTACACGGAGAAGAGCGCCCCCTGCAGCGTGGTGGTCACGCAGCCGCGCAAGATCGGAGCCAGCAGCATCGCACGCTGGGTCGCCCAACAGCGCAGGTGTACGCTCGGCAGCCTGGTGGGgtatcag gtggggtTGGAGAAGATGGCCACAGAACACACTCGGCTGATCTACATGACCACAGGAGTGCTGCTGCGGAAACTGGTGGCAGCCAAGAGCCTCATCGAGTTCACACACATCTTTATAGAcgag gtgcaTGAGCGGACGGAGGAGCTGGACTTCCTCCTGCTGATGGTCAGGAAACTGCTGCACTCCAACTCACGCTTTGTTAAG GTGATCCTGATGTCAGCTACAATTAACTGTGCGGAGTTTGCGGAATACTTCGGTACTCCGATCAGGAACCGGATAAACCCGGCGTACGTGTTTGAGGTGGAGGGAGCGCCGTACACGGTCGAGGAGTTTTACCTGGATGACCTCAAAACCATCCTGCCCttcaga gtggacGTGCCCCTCCCTGATGACCCGTACATTACAGTGGAGATGTATAATGTTGCAGTGAGCCTCATCCAGAGCTTTGATGAGATGGAGACTAAAGAACAAAG tcGTTTGGAGCAGGATGGCGGTACGTCTCTCCCGGAGAGAGGCAGTGTTTTGGTGTTCCTGCCCGGACTCGCTGAGATTCAGTACATGCAGGAAGCTCTCGCTAAACTCGTCCGCAAAAG GTTGCAGGTGTACCCTCTCCACTCCACTGTGACGCTGGAGGAGCAGAACGGGGTGTTTTTAGTACCTGCACCTGGGTATAGGAAG ATCATCCTTTCCACCAACATTGCAGAGAGTTCAGTCACAGTGCCTGATGTCAAATAtg tGATCGACTTCTGCTTGGTGCGTCACCTGGTATGTGACAAAGAGACGAACTACCAGTCTCTCCGTCTCACCTGGGCATCCAAGACCAACTGTAACCAGCGGCGAG gtcgAGCGGGTCGCGTGTCTAAAGGATTTTGTTATCGCTTGGTCACTAGATCTTTCTGGAACAGTGAGATTCCAGAGTACACCATTCCCGAGATGCTG CGTTCTCCTTTAGCCAATACCCTGTTAAACGTGAAGTTGTTGGATATGGGCGATCCGCGCTCTCTGCTCTCCACGGCGCTCACACCCCCAAACCTGGACGACATCGAGAGAACCATCCTGCAGCTCAAAGAG aTGGGCGCTCTCTCGGTGTGTAGCAGCAGTAGGAAGCGGTTTGATGGCGATTTAACGTTTCTGGGTCGGGTTCTCGCTCACCTCCCCGTGGATCTGCACTTCGGGAAGCTCATCGTCCTCGGACACGTCTTCGGCTGCCTGGAGGAGTGTATCATCACCG ctgccGCTCTCTCTCTGAAGAGTTTTTTTGCAATGCCGTCCCTGCAGCAGCTTCCAGGTTACCG GAGTAAGCTGTCATTCGCTCAGGGAGTGCCCAGCGACCCCATTGCCTTTGTTCATGCCTTCAAG GCCTGGTACACCTCCAGAGCCAAAGGAGAGTTTAGACGCCcaaag gatgaGCTGGAGTGGGGCAAAGAGAACTGCATTCAGATCAAACGGATACGAGAG gtggcTGAGTTGTTTGAGGATCTGAAGAATCGAGTGTCGCAGTTCAACATGCACATCAGAGAAACTTCCTCTCCCTCAGACTAcaccagcaaacacacacagaaattcatactgcag GTGGCGATCGCAGGCGCGTTTTATCCGAACTACTTCCTCCAGGGAACTGTGGACGAGGAGCTCGCCTCCAAGGAACTCTCCGGAAATGACCCCAGGACCACTGTACTG gtGCGTAATCTCCCTCCATTTGCATTCCTCTACTATAAACAGCTCCAGTCTCTCTTCAGACAGTGTGGTCAGGTCAAATCCATCTCCTTTGACTACTCCAG ggccTATGTAGAGTTCTACCGCTCGTCACTGAGAGGTTCAGGCGTTCTCCCAGaggtctctctgtctctcctcctcgcTCAGCAAAGACTTCCTCTCTATCTCCACGTTTATCCTGCTGAAGAGGTGGAGACTCGGGCAGGGGGGCAGAGTGTCTCACATCTCAGATACgcacg ggTGAATGTGGATTTTCAGAATCAGTGTGTGAGCCCTGTCGGAGTTCTGAGCAGCTCCATCGAGCCGGAGAAACTTCCGTCTAACCGTGTCTTCATCGTCAATATCACCGAG gtcatCGAAGTGGGGCATTTTTGGGGTTTCCAGGCTGACGAGGCGAGTCTGGAGAAACAGAGGAGGCTGACGGCGGCCATTAATGCGCGGgagctccgcccacttcctGTGTCACTTTATCCAAACCTTCTGTGTCTCGCCCctttctctgacacacacaccgaacCGGGCAACTACTACAGAGCCAAAATACTGCACGTCATGGGGAGTAATGtggag gtgtTCTTTGTGGACTTCGGAAACACTTCCAAGGTGCCGTGTAACTCTCTGAGGGAACTTCCTGCTGATCTGCAAGCTCTGCCCTTTCAG gctcAGGAGTTCAGCGTGGCGTGTTTGGCTCCATCGGCACAGTCGGTGATTCTGGGCAACCACTGGAGCAGTCGAGCTCGGAACCGCTTCATCACGCTCGTGCACGGCCGCTCGCTCATCGTCACGCTCTACTCCATCCTGTACGGCGTTATGCGCGTCCATCTCCACGTCTCCATGGAAACGGGGGACGTCAGCGTGGCAGATTTGCTCGTGCAAGAAGGCCACGCTCGACCCGCACCCGAGAGCTTCGAAAGCAAG caGTCCCATGAGGTTCTGATGGCTCTGTATCAGGACCTGAAGGAGGGAACGTTCACTCCAAGCTCCACCAGTAGCTCCTGGAAAAACCGTAAAGAGGAAGAGAAGCGGCTCATCGACAGTCTGCTGCTGTCCTTCTCTAAATCCAGCCACAGCGCCCCCAAGTGCAAG GTTCCAGTTCACGGCCCTTCCTCTCCTCACAAGGTCACATTCCACAGCATGAACGGCGCCCCACActtcag AAACAGCATTAACTCTGTGCTGGTGAACGATCATCCACACGACCATCACGACAGGATGCTGGTGGCcgggtctgtctctctcagtgcctcag gtgtgagTATTTTGCTAAAAGAGACGACCCTGATGCCTCAGATCCATGGCCTTCCTGCCATCATCACCATGCTCTTCACCCCCATCATGGAGCTACG CACTGATGAGGAGCGGACCTGCTTCACTGGAGCTCTGTGTGGTTTGGGCTCCAACTCCGACTCCCATGAGGCCGTTCTGCCGGAGCACGACATTGAGATGGCCTTCGATGTGAAGTTTGATGTTGATGACATTGCAGAG atAAACGCACTGAGAGAAGCGATGAACCGGTTGGTGTGTGAGGGTCCGAACGGTCTCCTCCATCTCGGCCCGGAGAGAATCAGCTCGCTGCAGGACGATGCTCGAGATCGACTCCTCAG gctgtTCTGTAAAGCTCCCCCCAGAGAGGACCGCACACCTGTTTACTACGACAAACCCAAAAAATGGAACCAG gtcgACCCCTCCCAGCAGATGGAGGTTGTGCAGAAGGGTGACAGCAGAATTAAAGGTGTTTTGTTTCAGCTGCACCCTATAACTCTGCTGAACATGTGA
- the rtn1a gene encoding reticulon-1a isoform X2 yields the protein MDCGKKECPWSGWKSHVVDLLHWRDMRQTAVLFSSVLLLLFSLTQFSVVSVTAYLALAALSTTISFRVYKSVLQAVQKTDDGHPFKAYLEKEISLSPEQISKYVEKVQLYVNHTLKELRRLFLVQDLVDSLKFAVLMWLLTYVGALFNGLTLLILAVVCVFTVPLVYEKYQKQIDQYLGLVRTQVNSVMTKLREKVPGAKRKDE from the exons tgGTGGACCTGCTGCACTGGCGGGACATGAGACAGACGGCCGTGTTGTTCAGCAGCGTGTTGTTGCTGCTCTTCTCTCTGACTCAGTTCAGCGTGGTGAGTGTGACGGCGTACCTCGCCCTCGCcgcgctctccaccaccatcagcTTCAGAGTGTACAAGTCCGTGCTGCAGGCCGTGCAGAAGACCGACGATGGACATCCCTTCAA GGCGTATCTGGAGAAGGAGATCTCCCTCTCTCCCGAGCAGATCAGTAAGTACGTGGAGAAAGTGCAGCTCTATGTGAATCACACGCTGAAGGAGCTGCGCAGGCTTTTCCTCGTCCAGGACCTCGTCGACTCGTTAAAG ttcgcAGTGTTGATGTGGTTGCTGACGTACGTCGGCGCTCTGTTTAACGGCCTCACTCTGCTCATTCTgg ctgtggtgtgtgtgttcaccgtGCCGCTGGTGTACGAGAAATATCAG aaACAGATAGATCAGTATCTGGGACTTGTGAGAACGCAGGTGAACTCTGTAATGACAAA GTTGAGAGAGAAGGTTCCTGGAGCCAAGAGGAAGGATGAATAA
- the tdrd9 gene encoding ATP-dependent RNA helicase TDRD9 isoform X1 — protein sequence MKQAVTAEQIAQWFTLGAQFANVRITEEPKNTDKTHPHGEEHEDQSPGYRSPEKDGSEGGVARKRKSDLLAGAGVAPVPLASFEYPALPITKNRQELISLIESNSVVIIRGATGSGKTTQLPQFILDYYTEKSAPCSVVVTQPRKIGASSIARWVAQQRRCTLGSLVGYQVGLEKMATEHTRLIYMTTGVLLRKLVAAKSLIEFTHIFIDEVHERTEELDFLLLMVRKLLHSNSRFVKVILMSATINCAEFAEYFGTPIRNRINPAYVFEVEGAPYTVEEFYLDDLKTILPFRVDVPLPDDPYITVEMYNVAVSLIQSFDEMETKEQSRLEQDGGTSLPERGSVLVFLPGLAEIQYMQEALAKLVRKRLQVYPLHSTVTLEEQNGVFLVPAPGYRKIILSTNIAESSVTVPDVKYVIDFCLVRHLVCDKETNYQSLRLTWASKTNCNQRRGRAGRVSKGFCYRLVTRSFWNSEIPEYTIPEMLRSPLANTLLNVKLLDMGDPRSLLSTALTPPNLDDIERTILQLKEMGALSVCSSSRKRFDGDLTFLGRVLAHLPVDLHFGKLIVLGHVFGCLEECIITAAALSLKSFFAMPSLQQLPGYRSKLSFAQGVPSDPIAFVHAFKAWYTSRAKGEFRRPKDELEWGKENCIQIKRIREVAELFEDLKNRVSQFNMHIRETSSPSDYTSKHTQKFILQVAIAGAFYPNYFLQGTVDEELASKELSGNDPRTTVLVRNLPPFAFLYYKQLQSLFRQCGQVKSISFDYSRAYVEFYRSSLRGSGVLPEVSLSLLLAQQRLPLYLHVYPAEEVETRAGGQSVSHLRYARVNVDFQNQCVSPVGVLSSSIEPEKLPSNRVFIVNITEVIEVGHFWGFQADEASLEKQRRLTAAINARELRPLPVSLYPNLLCLAPFSDTHTEPGNYYRAKILHVMGSNVEVFFVDFGNTSKVPCNSLRELPADLQALPFQAQEFSVACLAPSAQSVILGNHWSSRARNRFITLVHGRSLIVTLYSILYGVMRVHLHVSMETGDVSVADLLVQEGHARPAPESFESKQSHEVLMALYQDLKEGTFTPSSTSSSWKNRKEEEKRLIDSLLLSFSKSSHSAPKCKVPVHGPSSPHKVTFHSMNGAPHFRSVAIDRNSINSVLVNDHPHDHHDRMLVAGSVSLSASGVSILLKETTLMPQIHGLPAIITMLFTPIMELRTDEERTCFTGALCGLGSNSDSHEAVLPEHDIEMAFDVKFDVDDIAEINALREAMNRLVCEGPNGLLHLGPERISSLQDDARDRLLRLFCKAPPREDRTPVYYDKPKKWNQVDPSQQMEVVQKGDSRIKGVLFQLHPITLLNM from the exons ATGAAGCAGGCGGTGACGGCGGAGCAGATCGCGCAGTGGTTCACTCTGGGAGCGCAGTTCGCTAATGTCCGAATCACTGAGGAGCCCAAAAATACAGATAAAACACACCCGCACGGAGAGGAGCATGAGGACCAGAG TCCCGGTTACAGAAGCCCGGAGAAGGACGGATCGGAGGGAGGAGTCGCGAGAAAGAGGAAGTCCGACCTCCTCGCCG GCGCCGGGGTCGCTCCTGTTCCTCTCGCCAGCTTTGAGTATCCAGCACTCcccatcaccaagaacaggcaggag ctgatcTCGCTGATCGAGAGTAACTCTGTGGTGATAATCCGAGGAGCGACGGGAAGCGGGAAGACCACGCAGCTCCCCCAGTTCATTCTGGATTACTACACGGAGAAGAGCGCCCCCTGCAGCGTGGTGGTCACGCAGCCGCGCAAGATCGGAGCCAGCAGCATCGCACGCTGGGTCGCCCAACAGCGCAGGTGTACGCTCGGCAGCCTGGTGGGgtatcag gtggggtTGGAGAAGATGGCCACAGAACACACTCGGCTGATCTACATGACCACAGGAGTGCTGCTGCGGAAACTGGTGGCAGCCAAGAGCCTCATCGAGTTCACACACATCTTTATAGAcgag gtgcaTGAGCGGACGGAGGAGCTGGACTTCCTCCTGCTGATGGTCAGGAAACTGCTGCACTCCAACTCACGCTTTGTTAAG GTGATCCTGATGTCAGCTACAATTAACTGTGCGGAGTTTGCGGAATACTTCGGTACTCCGATCAGGAACCGGATAAACCCGGCGTACGTGTTTGAGGTGGAGGGAGCGCCGTACACGGTCGAGGAGTTTTACCTGGATGACCTCAAAACCATCCTGCCCttcaga gtggacGTGCCCCTCCCTGATGACCCGTACATTACAGTGGAGATGTATAATGTTGCAGTGAGCCTCATCCAGAGCTTTGATGAGATGGAGACTAAAGAACAAAG tcGTTTGGAGCAGGATGGCGGTACGTCTCTCCCGGAGAGAGGCAGTGTTTTGGTGTTCCTGCCCGGACTCGCTGAGATTCAGTACATGCAGGAAGCTCTCGCTAAACTCGTCCGCAAAAG GTTGCAGGTGTACCCTCTCCACTCCACTGTGACGCTGGAGGAGCAGAACGGGGTGTTTTTAGTACCTGCACCTGGGTATAGGAAG ATCATCCTTTCCACCAACATTGCAGAGAGTTCAGTCACAGTGCCTGATGTCAAATAtg tGATCGACTTCTGCTTGGTGCGTCACCTGGTATGTGACAAAGAGACGAACTACCAGTCTCTCCGTCTCACCTGGGCATCCAAGACCAACTGTAACCAGCGGCGAG gtcgAGCGGGTCGCGTGTCTAAAGGATTTTGTTATCGCTTGGTCACTAGATCTTTCTGGAACAGTGAGATTCCAGAGTACACCATTCCCGAGATGCTG CGTTCTCCTTTAGCCAATACCCTGTTAAACGTGAAGTTGTTGGATATGGGCGATCCGCGCTCTCTGCTCTCCACGGCGCTCACACCCCCAAACCTGGACGACATCGAGAGAACCATCCTGCAGCTCAAAGAG aTGGGCGCTCTCTCGGTGTGTAGCAGCAGTAGGAAGCGGTTTGATGGCGATTTAACGTTTCTGGGTCGGGTTCTCGCTCACCTCCCCGTGGATCTGCACTTCGGGAAGCTCATCGTCCTCGGACACGTCTTCGGCTGCCTGGAGGAGTGTATCATCACCG ctgccGCTCTCTCTCTGAAGAGTTTTTTTGCAATGCCGTCCCTGCAGCAGCTTCCAGGTTACCG GAGTAAGCTGTCATTCGCTCAGGGAGTGCCCAGCGACCCCATTGCCTTTGTTCATGCCTTCAAG GCCTGGTACACCTCCAGAGCCAAAGGAGAGTTTAGACGCCcaaag gatgaGCTGGAGTGGGGCAAAGAGAACTGCATTCAGATCAAACGGATACGAGAG gtggcTGAGTTGTTTGAGGATCTGAAGAATCGAGTGTCGCAGTTCAACATGCACATCAGAGAAACTTCCTCTCCCTCAGACTAcaccagcaaacacacacagaaattcatactgcag GTGGCGATCGCAGGCGCGTTTTATCCGAACTACTTCCTCCAGGGAACTGTGGACGAGGAGCTCGCCTCCAAGGAACTCTCCGGAAATGACCCCAGGACCACTGTACTG gtGCGTAATCTCCCTCCATTTGCATTCCTCTACTATAAACAGCTCCAGTCTCTCTTCAGACAGTGTGGTCAGGTCAAATCCATCTCCTTTGACTACTCCAG ggccTATGTAGAGTTCTACCGCTCGTCACTGAGAGGTTCAGGCGTTCTCCCAGaggtctctctgtctctcctcctcgcTCAGCAAAGACTTCCTCTCTATCTCCACGTTTATCCTGCTGAAGAGGTGGAGACTCGGGCAGGGGGGCAGAGTGTCTCACATCTCAGATACgcacg ggTGAATGTGGATTTTCAGAATCAGTGTGTGAGCCCTGTCGGAGTTCTGAGCAGCTCCATCGAGCCGGAGAAACTTCCGTCTAACCGTGTCTTCATCGTCAATATCACCGAG gtcatCGAAGTGGGGCATTTTTGGGGTTTCCAGGCTGACGAGGCGAGTCTGGAGAAACAGAGGAGGCTGACGGCGGCCATTAATGCGCGGgagctccgcccacttcctGTGTCACTTTATCCAAACCTTCTGTGTCTCGCCCctttctctgacacacacaccgaacCGGGCAACTACTACAGAGCCAAAATACTGCACGTCATGGGGAGTAATGtggag gtgtTCTTTGTGGACTTCGGAAACACTTCCAAGGTGCCGTGTAACTCTCTGAGGGAACTTCCTGCTGATCTGCAAGCTCTGCCCTTTCAG gctcAGGAGTTCAGCGTGGCGTGTTTGGCTCCATCGGCACAGTCGGTGATTCTGGGCAACCACTGGAGCAGTCGAGCTCGGAACCGCTTCATCACGCTCGTGCACGGCCGCTCGCTCATCGTCACGCTCTACTCCATCCTGTACGGCGTTATGCGCGTCCATCTCCACGTCTCCATGGAAACGGGGGACGTCAGCGTGGCAGATTTGCTCGTGCAAGAAGGCCACGCTCGACCCGCACCCGAGAGCTTCGAAAGCAAG caGTCCCATGAGGTTCTGATGGCTCTGTATCAGGACCTGAAGGAGGGAACGTTCACTCCAAGCTCCACCAGTAGCTCCTGGAAAAACCGTAAAGAGGAAGAGAAGCGGCTCATCGACAGTCTGCTGCTGTCCTTCTCTAAATCCAGCCACAGCGCCCCCAAGTGCAAG GTTCCAGTTCACGGCCCTTCCTCTCCTCACAAGGTCACATTCCACAGCATGAACGGCGCCCCACActtcag GTCAGTTGCTATTGACAGAAACAGCATTAACTCTGTGCTGGTGAACGATCATCCACACGACCATCACGACAGGATGCTGGTGGCcgggtctgtctctctcagtgcctcag gtgtgagTATTTTGCTAAAAGAGACGACCCTGATGCCTCAGATCCATGGCCTTCCTGCCATCATCACCATGCTCTTCACCCCCATCATGGAGCTACG CACTGATGAGGAGCGGACCTGCTTCACTGGAGCTCTGTGTGGTTTGGGCTCCAACTCCGACTCCCATGAGGCCGTTCTGCCGGAGCACGACATTGAGATGGCCTTCGATGTGAAGTTTGATGTTGATGACATTGCAGAG atAAACGCACTGAGAGAAGCGATGAACCGGTTGGTGTGTGAGGGTCCGAACGGTCTCCTCCATCTCGGCCCGGAGAGAATCAGCTCGCTGCAGGACGATGCTCGAGATCGACTCCTCAG gctgtTCTGTAAAGCTCCCCCCAGAGAGGACCGCACACCTGTTTACTACGACAAACCCAAAAAATGGAACCAG gtcgACCCCTCCCAGCAGATGGAGGTTGTGCAGAAGGGTGACAGCAGAATTAAAGGTGTTTTGTTTCAGCTGCACCCTATAACTCTGCTGAACATGTGA